In Thermococcus camini, a genomic segment contains:
- a CDS encoding DHH family phosphoesterase — MKGKLKLKRFLQGSKGKSFLLLCHHNADPDSLGSAIAFAIYLKSLGVKSVRIGVAQSVSSYAKRLLTLSPVPLEKDPLVKEDVVIIFDTSSLEQLEPIEIPRGKTVIVIDHHAEKEKPIKADISVVDSSRTSTAEIVWELFKYFGFYDETAVRALLAGIVTDTANFRFANVKTFKAVSEMLEHFPIPMGEIFQLVSPVSGENIDQAKRMAILKACQRLELKKFRKYLIAVSKVSAYESLACKTFLNLGADIAVVGSEKKGVRISARAKENLVKKGLHLGKIMEKVGPVIDGSGGGHAGAAGANGKKNLDEAIKLILKEIERFLREAD; from the coding sequence ATGAAGGGAAAACTCAAGCTTAAGCGCTTCCTTCAGGGGTCAAAGGGCAAGTCCTTCCTCCTCCTCTGCCACCACAACGCCGACCCTGATTCCCTTGGTTCGGCGATAGCCTTTGCCATCTACCTCAAATCCCTGGGCGTTAAAAGCGTGAGAATAGGCGTCGCCCAGAGCGTCTCCTCCTACGCGAAGAGACTGTTAACGCTCTCACCCGTTCCGCTAGAGAAGGACCCCCTTGTTAAGGAAGACGTTGTCATAATCTTCGACACCTCCTCGCTGGAACAGCTAGAACCCATCGAGATTCCGCGCGGTAAGACCGTTATCGTCATCGATCACCATGCTGAGAAGGAGAAGCCGATCAAGGCGGATATATCCGTCGTTGACTCCTCACGCACATCCACGGCAGAGATAGTCTGGGAGCTGTTCAAATATTTTGGCTTCTACGATGAGACCGCCGTTAGAGCACTCCTCGCCGGAATAGTCACCGACACGGCAAACTTCCGCTTCGCGAACGTGAAGACTTTCAAGGCGGTAAGCGAGATGCTGGAGCACTTTCCAATCCCGATGGGCGAGATTTTCCAGCTTGTCTCTCCAGTCAGCGGCGAGAACATCGATCAGGCGAAGAGAATGGCCATCCTCAAGGCCTGCCAGAGGCTTGAACTCAAAAAGTTCAGGAAGTACCTCATAGCGGTCTCAAAGGTTTCTGCCTACGAGTCCTTGGCATGCAAAACGTTTCTAAACCTCGGTGCAGACATAGCGGTTGTGGGAAGTGAGAAGAAAGGGGTTCGGATTTCCGCGAGGGCCAAGGAGAACCTCGTCAAGAAAGGCCTCCACCTCGGCAAAATCATGGAGAAGGTCGGGCCGGTTATAGACGGCTCGGGCGGAGGCCATGCCGGCGCCGCCGGGGCGAACGGGAAAAAGAACCTTGACGAGGCTATAAAGCTCATCCTGAAGGAGATTGAGAGGTTTTTGAGGGAGGCTGATTGA
- a CDS encoding DUF3194 domain-containing protein has translation MDEGASGRRVINIGLPELSEGQLIEVGELAQETIIKHVFDVLNRSDVKDIEVTMRINREETLDLEVEVYLEVPIFVKVDVEGLIDEAVEKAYAVVERKLREIADEGKTQA, from the coding sequence ATGGACGAGGGAGCCAGCGGAAGGAGGGTCATCAACATCGGTCTGCCGGAGCTGAGCGAGGGGCAGCTCATAGAGGTCGGCGAGCTCGCTCAGGAGACGATAATCAAGCACGTCTTCGACGTCCTCAACAGAAGTGATGTCAAGGATATAGAGGTCACGATGAGGATAAACAGAGAGGAAACCCTCGACCTTGAGGTTGAGGTCTACCTTGAGGTTCCCATTTTCGTGAAGGTGGACGTTGAGGGGCTAATAGACGAAGCCGTTGAGAAGGCTTACGCGGTCGTCGAGAGAAAGCTGAGGGAGATTGCGGATGAAGGGAAAACTCAAGCTTAA
- a CDS encoding prefoldin subunit beta, with product MQNIPPQVQAMLGQLESYQQQLQLVIQQKQKVQLELTEAKKALEEIEKVEDGTVIYKTVGTLIVKTEKAKALEELKEKVETLEVRLSALERQEKKLNEKLKELTAKIQSSLRPTAG from the coding sequence ATGCAGAACATTCCGCCCCAGGTTCAGGCCATGCTCGGTCAGCTCGAGAGCTACCAGCAGCAGCTCCAGCTCGTCATTCAGCAGAAGCAGAAGGTTCAGCTTGAGCTCACCGAGGCAAAGAAGGCCTTGGAGGAGATCGAGAAGGTCGAGGATGGAACGGTTATCTACAAGACCGTTGGGACTCTCATCGTCAAGACGGAGAAGGCCAAGGCCCTGGAAGAGCTGAAAGAAAAGGTCGAGACCCTTGAGGTTCGCCTCAGTGCCCTTGAGAGGCAGGAAAAGAAGCTCAACGAGAAGCTCAAGGAGCTGACGGCAAAGATACAGAGCTCACTTCGCCCCACTGCGGGCTGA